DNA sequence from the Vicia villosa cultivar HV-30 ecotype Madison, WI linkage group LG3, Vvil1.0, whole genome shotgun sequence genome:
AGTCTTCTAGTTACAGGACACAGCATGACTGTACaatcaaggttttaaaaaacggcCGCGGTCGCGTAAAGGTTTTCGCAATTTCGGTCGGTACAAGTGTATTGCGGTCGTCGCAGTGTAAATTAATGACAATTTGTTCTTCAATATAGAAAACGGTGATTACATATCGGTATCAGCATCTGCCAAAACCATTTTTTCGCGGCGGTAGCGgaccgttttttaaaaccctgTGTATAATAGTGTATAAAATGATGTTAAATTTGTAACCGGaacataaatttgaaataaaaagtagAACTGAATGCTAACGATGTAAACGTTGGCATGTGTTATTGTAAGCAGATGTGATTATTGTTTCGAAAAAGCTAATCGGGTTGTAATTTAACCATTCGATTTGTATTTTTACTAGAAAATTCCCCCCTCTTGACACTTTCTGGACTTTCACATGTCTGTATCCAACCATTTTCCCAGATTTGTACAAGAGCGCAGGATCTTTACTAGTTTGGTATATAAATATAAGAGTACTTAAAGTGGCAGTGAAGAGAACTAGCACATGTATACTGTATATTTACCGTTTTGAATGGTCAATATTTCTTTGTTTTTGCCAAAGATAAAAACAAAGATGGATTTGAATACGTGCTAGTCATGTTAATGTCAATTTTTTTGTTGTCATTTCTATCACAtggattttcttctttttctgaaTATATTGTTCATTATGTTACTGGCCAGCGTGTGGTGTATGTTGATATTGATGTCCACCATGGAGATGGCGTTGAGGAGGCATTTTACACTACTGATAGAGTGATGACAGTGTCTTTTCACAAGTTTGGCGATTTTTTCCCAGGAACTGGGCATATTAAAGACACTGGGGTGGGCTCTGGAAAGGACTATGCTGTAAATGTTCCTTTGAATGATGGAATGGATGATGAGAATTTCCGTGCTCTGTTTCGTCCCATCATGCAAAAAGTCATGGACGTATATCAACCTGATGCCGTTGTTCTTCAATGTGGAGCTGATTCATTGTCTGGTGATAGGCTCGGTTGCTTCAACTTGTCTGTGAAAGGTCATGCAGACTGCCTTCGTTTCCTTAGATCTTTCAATGTTCCTCTAATGGTCTTGGGTGGGGGAGGATACACAGTACGGAATGTTGCTCGTTGTTGGTGTTATGAGGTTCCTTTCTTTCTCTACTTGTGCAGAATTTTAAACAATGTAATTTAGTGATGGTCTAATATGTTATTTATTGATTATTGATTACTATTTGTCTCTTTGTTTTAGACAGCAGTCGCAGTAGGAGTGGAGCCTAGTAATAAGTTGCCATACAACGAATATTATGAATATTTTGGCCCAGACTATACACTTCACGTTGAACCAAACAACATGGAGAACCTAAACACACCCAAGGATATGGAAAAAATCAGGTGACTTAAATTTTTGCTTTTTGATTGTATAAGAATTGATGAttctgatttttctttgtttcataATTATGAAATTAAACACTAGCCATCAATAATTATGATTTTGCTTACTCTTGCTCTATTTTTCTGCAGCTAAGTTGCATCCTTTATGCTAATATTTTGACTTttccaaaacttataaatagttTAATTTCATGAACTAGCTGTAGTTTGCACTCGGATGTGGCCTTTTCTTGGAGATTAGAATTGTACATGAAGACTTTATTTATGTATTATTCTAGATTTCAAGTATCTAAAATCAGTAGTGGAGCTTTATCCACTTCTTTGAGGGGGCCTAAATAGTTAATCAATATACTCAATTTGAAATAAAACATGTTAAATTTTGTTGTAGCGTGATGGTACAAATGTTTTTGGTAGCAAGGCACGCAAGTTTGATTATAGGAAGAGATACTATATTATGCAAGATTGCAAAAACTACCTGACCCAGGGATACATACTATGCCTACTTGCTTAAAGAAGCCTAACCACCGCGGCACTGCAAAACCCTGTGAAATAGATGGAGAATGTTATATATTCTAAATATAAAAATCTGATTAATTAATCTGAATGTCTCTCTATGTAACATAAAGAAAAAATTTGGGGGTGCCATGGTACTTCTTCTCACCAACAAGCTCTGCCTTTGAGAAAAGTCAACATGACACATCTTGTCTTGTTCACATAGTGCCTGATATTTGTATGTTTTATGTGGTGGGCTACACTGTAAAGCAGTTAAAGATATGCGACAATTCTATATACCTATTTAGTCAATAGCGCACTATAGCTGCTGGTGGCCGCTATTGGAAGTCTTTTGTGGAGAAATATGCGATAGCTCCTGCAATAGCAGCCATACTCACAGCTGTTTGCAACTGCTTAGGGATTTAGGATAAAAAAAACTTGTTTTAGTAGtgattttttgaatttgatttttttttgtggcATTTACGTGTGATCTATTAAATTTATTCTCATTTATGAATGTTTCATGAATATTGAGTATAATTGTTTAATATATGCTTAACAAATTACAATAGCAGTTATCCCAGTATGCACTGCCCTTATTTTTGAAGTCTGCTACTTTATACTGCTATCTAGGATTGATAACTCTTAGAattgtggttgggcctaacacaACCTTTACAAAACCGACTTATAAGGTGAGGATATCTCCCGTTGTTAACATATGGTCCAATGTGGGATTCTTTATACGCTCTCATGCCCAACACTAACACTATTAGGATGAGTGAGAGAATATTAATGTGGCTCATACTGTGGTGACCCGCTAGCAGAAACCTGATAATATGTGGCCCAACGGATCTTGAATGAGGCTTTGATACCATCTTAGAATTGTATTCGGGCCTAACTCGACCTTAAAAAACTGACTTTTATGGTGAGGATATCCCCCCAATGTGAGACTCTTAAAGATAACTATATTTTGTAGGTGCACGTAGATCACTACCACTTGAGAAATAGCTGATGTGATACCTAGTTCCTAATGAAATAGTATTTTTCCCTCCCTGTCTAGTTAATTGTGTATCTCCCTAAAGACAAAAAAATGGAATGATATCTCGATATATTTTTCAGATATTGAGCTTGATATGCACAACAGTAACATTGATTATTTATATGCAATTTTTCAACTTTTTCCCCTGTGCTGTTTACTTATCCTTCAATTGATAATTTGTGGGATTTTCTTGGAGCTAACATTAAATGGATTATTTTATATGGTTTTCCAGGAACATGTTACTTGAACAAATTTCCAGACTTCCTCATGCACCCAGTGCACCTTTTCAGACAACACCGCCAACTGTACAAGTTCCAGAAGAGGTTTGTACTTCTTAAACTAGTGGAATATACTATCCTTCTACCATCTTCttttagtttgatttaatttagtGATTGTATTCAGGAAGACGAGGACATGGATATGAGACCAAAACCTCGCATATGGAATGGTGAAGATTATGATTCTGAAGACGATGATGAATATGAAGATGAGAAGGCCAGTATAAGGAGCTCAAATTTAACTGCCCATATGAGGTAatagttttcttttgttttaaagcTGAATGGTAAAAATTCGTCTCATTTTCCACTCTTTTTAGTGTTGGAATAGCCTAGAAGCTGCAGATATATAGTAGTTATGGACTTGTCCCTTGGACAATAATCTTAGTGCCCTATGTAGGCTGGAGACTCTATCCTCAAATTTAATGGAAGTTTTGGTTTATGTCTTTCAACCTCTCTGCTTAGCCATTTATGTTAATCAATCTGCTAACTTTCTTTATCCAAAGGAAAATTGTCTACCGTGGTTGTCGTGTTATTGGATGCCTTAATGATAGGCTTATCTTATTAGCTTGAAGGTTAATCCATTATGAAGCCTTGTGTAAGCCATGAACATGGGCTTGGCTATTGTGTTGTAGATGTAGAGTGATTATTCGTGTCTATGATTGTTTgtttactaaatttaattttaataaaaatgtaatattgCAAAGAAAACCTAGTAAGGCTGTAAATGTAATAGACTAACATTTAACTTGGATTGGAAGATACTAAAGATTGTTGTTTATTCTAATTACTTAAGTATGGTACTTTTAATTACTAACCAAACATACTAATAGAAATAAAATCCTCGAGTGTGTGATTTTTAGCCACGAAATAAGCACACTTAAGATTGTTGTTTATTTCAGTGTTGAGATTACgaaattgaataaattatttaccATTTGGTTCCTTTTTTAAAAATCTAAGAATTATACACTATATGAAGCAGGCGTTCAGCAGTTCATATGGAAGAAGACAAGCCAGATGTTAAGCCTGATGTGCATTCGTCGTCGTCCTCCTAATAGTGATAAAACAGAACAAGTTCTCAATTGTCATGTTATGTTAGTGAGAAGCTCATTAATGTTTGAGTTGTGCTTCACATTTTCTTCCTCTATGATAAATGTGTTTTGAAGTTTAAATATATCGAGGTAGATGTATAAAGTAGGAAGCACATTACCTGAGGATGGTGCCATTTTGGTGGCGGATTTGTAAAAGCACATTACCTCAAAAATATATTTGGTGCTTTAAGTGAACAAGTGAACACGAGGCATGGATGATAATTTCCTGATCTACATTCGTGTTCATCAGACATAGATATAGGGGTGCAAAAACTTGGTTaattttttggtttttattttgtttgtgctGTTTGTAGCATGCAGAAAAGAAGAGTCCTAAAAATTGATTACATACTACTTTGACTATTTCTTCGACCATCTTCATTTTGTTTATGCTTTTTGTTAGCCAGATGTTTAACTAGGGGTGGCTAACGGGCATGCCCACCCCATTAAGGTCCGTCCCGCAAAAGCCTGCaaaaaaatggggcggggcggggtgGTCATACGTATAAGGATGCAGGCTTAAAACTTTGACCCGCCCCGTGTTAAAAGTGAGGGCGGGACGGGCCCGTGGGCACTctctttttaggcctaaaaatacaaaaattcatGTAAATGCATATGTCCGCAAAAGCTTGCATAAAAAATGCGGCGGTCACATTAGAGGGCGAGGGTTTAAAATCTTAGCCTACCCTGCACTAAAGTGCGGGCTAAACGGGACCGTTTTGCCCCCCTTATGCGTTTTGCCCCCTTATGTTTAACTAGTTTGATGGAAATTTTGGTACTAACTTGA
Encoded proteins:
- the LOC131661780 gene encoding histone deacetylase 6-like, translating into MGSGEMGVAESDGASLPSIGTDAMKRRVTYFYEPTIGDYYYGQGHPMKPHRIRMAHNLVIHYALHRRMQINRPFLAGSEDIRRFHADDYVEFLSSVSPEILSESSHSHYRQLKRFNVGEDCPVFDGLFPFCQASAGGSIGAAVRLNRGDADIAINWAGGLHHAKKAEASGFCYVNDIVLGILELLKVHRRVVYVDIDVHHGDGVEEAFYTTDRVMTVSFHKFGDFFPGTGHIKDTGVGSGKDYAVNVPLNDGMDDENFRALFRPIMQKVMDVYQPDAVVLQCGADSLSGDRLGCFNLSVKGHADCLRFLRSFNVPLMVLGGGGYTVRNVARCWCYETAVAVGVEPSNKLPYNEYYEYFGPDYTLHVEPNNMENLNTPKDMEKIRNMLLEQISRLPHAPSAPFQTTPPTVQVPEEEDEDMDMRPKPRIWNGEDYDSEDDDEYEDEKASIRSSNLTAHMRRSAVHMEEDKPDVKPDVHSSSSS